In one Cellulomonas sp. JZ18 genomic region, the following are encoded:
- a CDS encoding YceI family protein has translation MTDGTQEATRRWKGMTIPAAGTYVLDAAHKRVGFVAHHMMVSQVRGEFTAAAATIRVGEDPLDSAVTATIRTATLSTQNEDRDTHLRSSDFLDVERWPTIEFRSRRVERRLADDAIAQWARLRNHLPERSRVATEIVERTVGVGGRFTVVGDLTIRDVTREVALDMHFGGAKRDPYGRDIFGFSATTDFNREDFGLEWNVALEAGGWLVGKRVRVEIAGEAVREL, from the coding sequence ATGACCGACGGCACCCAGGAGGCGACGCGACGGTGGAAGGGGATGACGATCCCCGCGGCGGGCACGTACGTGCTCGACGCCGCCCACAAGCGGGTGGGCTTCGTCGCCCACCACATGATGGTGAGCCAGGTACGGGGCGAGTTCACCGCGGCGGCGGCCACCATCCGCGTCGGGGAGGACCCGCTCGACTCGGCCGTGACGGCGACGATCCGCACGGCGACGCTGAGCACGCAGAACGAGGACCGGGACACGCACCTGCGCAGCTCGGACTTCCTCGACGTCGAGCGCTGGCCGACGATCGAGTTCCGCAGCCGGCGGGTCGAGCGGCGGCTCGCGGACGACGCGATCGCGCAGTGGGCCCGCCTGCGCAACCACCTGCCGGAGCGGTCGCGCGTCGCGACGGAGATCGTCGAGCGGACCGTGGGGGTCGGGGGCCGGTTCACGGTCGTCGGGGACCTGACCATCCGGGACGTCACGCGGGAGGTGGCGCTCGACATGCACTTCGGCGGCGCGAAGCGCGACCCGTACGGTCGCGACATCTTCGGGTTCTCCGCCACCACCGACTTCAACCGCGAGGACTTCGGTCTGGAGTGGAACGTGGCCCTCGAGGCGGGCGGCTGGCTGGTCGGCAAGCGCGTCCGCGTCGAGATCGCCGGTGAGGCGGTGCGGGAGCTCTGA